Genomic segment of Bacteroidales bacterium:
GGTTTACAGAGCGGAGCTTTTACCAAAGAAAAACTCAGGGAGTGCAGGCACACCCATATCATTCCGAGTGTCCGGGAACTACCTTATCTTATTAAGGAGGAATTTCAGACTTACAATGCAACCTATTTATAATAGTCATAAAATATAAAATTAGCAACTGGTTTGTGGATATGCACAAAAATCTGGATGTTGTAATTGAACTATAATTTAAGGTTTGGGTTTGGTTTCTCATGGGCGGAAGAACGCATATGGATTCCCTTGATTGGAAAAAATATGCGTTCTTTTTTCTTTTATATCCATGAATTCAATTACGTTACCCCTTCCTATAAACAAACACCGTAATGATGATCAACACCAGGGTGGAAAAAAAGAGCGATGAGCCCTCGGTGCTCTGCCAAAACCAATCCATGGTATATTCATTCCACACGATATTCCATAGGGAACTTGTGACAAGCAGGCCGTATCCGGCTATCAACATCATGATCAGATCGATTACCAGAGCAGGCAGCGTCATGGCAGCTGCCAGGGAAATGGTTATGGTAATCAAAAGGATCTTCAGAATGGCAAAAAGAAAACCCGTAAGCGAGATGTACTGAAAGCTTTCTGTGGTTATCTTGCTTGTGAGAAACCCGAGTATCATCAGCACCAATGATACTATAAACAAAAAGGTAGTGTATTTTTTCATAGCTTATATATTTAATTGTTAAACAAACAAGGACATCAGGGAAAATTAACCCATCAATCTTTTATAAAAATACCATTTGTAAATCAATGTAATTTAAGGCTATCCCGCCAAATGCTTAAATGCTTCATAAACCAGGAAAGCCGGCCATACGATTGCTTTAAGAAAACCCAGCACACCCATCCAAAAAGTGGTAGCCTGGGAGATAAAAAAAATGGCTGCTCCGATGAATCCCAAACCGTAAACAGCGCTGTTCTGCGGATTGCTTTTTGCTTCATGTGACATAATGATCCTCCTTTTTTTTGCAA
This window contains:
- a CDS encoding HAD hydrolase-like protein, coding for MEKLDIKSECEVIKIGDTPADLLSGFNAGCKGNIGLQSGAFTKEKLRECRHTHIIPSVRELPYLIKEEFQTYNATYL